One part of the Palaemon carinicauda isolate YSFRI2023 chromosome 23, ASM3689809v2, whole genome shotgun sequence genome encodes these proteins:
- the LOC137617416 gene encoding piggyBac transposable element-derived protein 4-like, protein MACSNMSLLDDGKHVLNTNMVARRKKRNIMNAPSAHVSVVNVNKVKLLVKMSKRRLTEEEIQFALEEDDDDYEPSDTDSDGTNDSSSDESQDDTVTKEEDLEAPTSPENDSYRRMEYVWTKDTTNFVPKHDIPDKHDCIVTMSDTRASSELDIFLRLFPKSLFLQIAHYTNERLDILAEKKKKNIQHTCLSELMVIFGCTLVMSYNRVPAMRMYWSRKSSLRNEKISEYISRDRFQLVFSKLYFNNPCKPAESSNLFYVEDVVRCLKKTFLAARTDSTFQSIDESMTKFKGRSSMKQYLPMKPVKREIKTWVRSDSNTGYVYDFNIYQGKETQVMEGTLGERVIKMLSETIRAPEVCLCFDRFFTSVRLMSSLPFAAVGTCMPNRKNLPKLDVKLQRGESEMYVCNEGILVVSWQDTKCVTILSNCHDTEIGVTQRKIKDGTKKDLQCPEAFIFYNDHMGGVDLGDQMITLYDLDRKSKKWWIKVFFRLLMTAVYNAHVIHNEINHKKRPFIDFLVTLAESLIEEGRENLPQRRVRSLGRPSKTSKKLKNVDHMPVHEESRRRCIRCSSRKKEKRTRIRQKLTKEMNVGIDEAWQD, encoded by the exons ACGTAAGAAGAGAAATATAATGAACGCACCCAGCGCCCACGTGTCGGTTGTCAACGTCAACAAGGTAAAGCTTCTTGTAAAG ATGAGTAAAAGAAGGCTAACGGAAGAGGAAATACAATTTGCACTGGAAGAGGATGACGACGATTATGAACCATCAGATACTGACAGTGATGgaacaaacgattcttcttcagatGAATCACAGGATGATACAGTCACAAAAGAGGAAGACCTAGAAGCACCCACTAGCCCAGAAAATGATTCGTACAGACGTATGGAATATGTGTGGACTAAAGACACTACAAATTTTGTGCCTAAGCATGACATACCAGATAAGCATGACTGCATTGTAACTATGTCTGATACAAGAGCTTCATCAGAGTTGGACATCTTCCTAAGATTATTTCCAAAGAGTCTTTTTCTACAAATAGCACATTACACTAACGAGAGACTTGATATTttggctgaaaagaagaaaaaaaatattcaacacacATGTCTCTCAGAGTTGATGGTTATCTTCGGATGCACACTAGTGATGTCTTACAATCGAGTACCTGCCATGAGAATGTATTGGTCAAGAAAGTCCTCactaagaaatgagaaaataagcGAGTATATTTCAAGGGATAGATTTCAACTAGTTTTTTCGAAACTGTACTTCAATAATCCATGTAAACCAGCAGAATCTTCCAATCTATTCTATGTAGAAGATGTGGTGAGGTGCTTGAAAAAAACTTTTCTTGCTGCAAGAACAGACAGCACATTTCAGTCCATAGATGAAAGCATGACAAAGTTCAAGGGACGTTCCAGCATGAAACAGTATTTGCCTATGAAACCAGTGAAACGAGAAATCAAAACCTGGGTAAGATCAGACTCAAATACTGGCTATGTGTATGACTTCAATATCTATCAAGGAAAGGAAACACAAGTTATGGAAGGAACTCTTGGTGAAAGAGTAATCAAGATGCTTTCAGAAACAATAAGGGCACCAGAAGTATGCTTATGTTTCGACAGATTTTTCACATCTGTTAGACTCATGTCTTCACTCCCATTTGCAGCAGTTGGGACTTGTATGCCAAATAGGAAGAATCTTCCAAAGCTTGACGTCAAACTTCAACGGGGAGAGTCAGAGATGTACGTTTGTAATGAAGGCATTCTGGTAGTTTCCTGGCAAGACACCAAGTGTGTCACGATTCTGAGTAATTGTCATGATACAGAAATAGGTGTGAcgcaaagaaaaattaaagatggAACAAAAAAAGATCTGCAGTGCCctgaagcttttatattttataatgatcATATGGGGGGTGTTGACTTAGGGGATCAAATGATAACTCTGTATGACCTTGACAGAAAAAGCAAGAAATGGTGGATCAAAGTATTTTTCAGACTTCTAATGACAGCAGTGTACAATGCACATGTTATTCACAACGAAATCAACCACAAGAAGCGCCCTTTCATTGACTTCTTAGTAACATTAGCAGAATCTTTGATTGAAGAGGGAAGGGAAAATCTGCCACAGAGAAGAGTACGAAGTTTAGGACGGCCTTCCAAAACTTCTAAGAAGCTGAAAAATGTTGACCATATGCCCGTGCATGAAGAAAGCCGTCGAAGATGCATAAGATGCTCTTCAAGGAAGAAAGAAAAGCGAACAAG AATACGACAGAAATTGACTAAAGAGATGAATGTCGGTATTGATGAGGCATGGCAAGATTGA